A part of Arthrobacter dokdonellae genomic DNA contains:
- a CDS encoding winged helix-turn-helix domain-containing protein, whose translation MLDVAVIEDAAAAEASLDPIRALLLAELRVPASAATVAARMGLARQKVNYHLKELERHGLVALVEERRKGNVTERIMGAAARSFVISPAALPGVAPDPSLEPNRLSARWMLAVAARLVRDVGTLITGADRANKRLATFALDGELTFASAADRAAFVAELSASVAGLVDKYHSANARGGRNHRLVVALHPSVKTGAPELKPTNHAGTPGRTKEQ comes from the coding sequence ATGTTGGACGTAGCCGTGATCGAGGACGCAGCCGCCGCCGAGGCGTCGCTGGATCCCATCCGCGCCCTTCTGCTGGCCGAACTGCGCGTCCCTGCGTCCGCCGCCACCGTGGCGGCCAGGATGGGGCTCGCCCGGCAAAAAGTGAACTACCACCTCAAGGAACTGGAAAGGCACGGCCTCGTCGCGCTCGTGGAGGAACGCCGCAAGGGCAACGTCACGGAACGGATCATGGGGGCCGCCGCGCGGTCGTTCGTCATCTCACCCGCAGCCCTGCCCGGCGTCGCACCCGACCCCTCGCTTGAACCCAACAGGCTCTCCGCCCGTTGGATGCTGGCCGTCGCCGCCCGCCTGGTCAGGGACGTGGGGACCCTGATCACCGGGGCCGACCGCGCGAACAAGCGGCTGGCCACCTTTGCCCTCGACGGCGAGCTGACCTTTGCCAGCGCCGCGGACCGGGCAGCCTTTGTCGCTGAACTCTCGGCCAGCGTGGCCGGGCTGGTGGACAAGTACCACAGCGCGAACGCAAGGGGCGGGCGCAACCACCGCCTCGTCGTCGCACTTCACCCCAGCGTCAAAACCGGCGCACCTGAACTGAAACCCACTAATCATGCCGGAACGCCCGGCCGCACCAAGGAGCAATGA